In Treponema primitia ZAS-2, a genomic segment contains:
- a CDS encoding DUF2779 domain-containing protein: protein MQKNIPDEYDDGVMNQGILNTGNEIGDLAMGYFGTFSEVPYNADKFLMIDDTKKLLEQKTKVITEASFSYEGNFCSVDILHLVKDSFEIIEVKSSTGINPIYYDDMAFQYYVLSGCGLKVKKISLMHINNQYIRQGKLDLKKLFTVEDCTNEVLAKQKDIGNQIAALKKTAEQKEEPDIDIGPHCSDPYECGYSGYCWKHIPEQSIFSIARLAGKTKFDYYNQGIISFDDVLKNNISLSEKQQRQVESEARSLDPTINKKEIKSFLKTLTFPLYFLDFETFMPALPPFDGCWPYMQIPFQYSLHILKSPDTEAEHHEFLAKEGTDPRRPLAEALCKDIPRKVCTLAYNSGFEKRVIKDLADLFPDLSNHLLDIQSHIKDLMTPFQSHAYYRREFQGSYSIKTVLPGLFPDDPELDYHNLELIQNGGEAMTAFPGLEKKRPEEITEIRQSLLAYCRLDTLAMVKIWGYLKELV from the coding sequence ATGCAGAAGAATATACCCGATGAATATGATGATGGAGTGATGAACCAGGGGATACTTAATACGGGTAATGAGATTGGTGATTTAGCCATGGGCTATTTTGGTACATTTTCCGAAGTTCCCTATAATGCTGACAAATTTCTTATGATTGATGATACTAAAAAATTACTTGAACAAAAGACAAAAGTAATCACAGAAGCCTCCTTTTCCTACGAGGGTAATTTCTGTAGTGTGGATATACTTCATTTGGTTAAAGACTCGTTCGAAATAATAGAAGTTAAAAGTTCCACAGGAATAAATCCCATTTATTATGATGATATGGCCTTTCAATACTATGTGCTTTCCGGATGCGGTCTCAAGGTCAAAAAAATATCCCTCATGCATATCAACAATCAATATATCAGGCAAGGCAAACTTGACCTGAAAAAATTATTTACTGTTGAAGATTGTACCAATGAAGTTTTAGCTAAACAAAAAGATATAGGAAATCAGATAGCCGCCCTAAAGAAAACTGCCGAACAAAAAGAAGAACCTGATATAGATATAGGCCCACATTGTAGTGACCCCTATGAATGTGGTTATAGCGGCTACTGTTGGAAACATATTCCTGAACAGAGTATATTTTCCATTGCACGTTTGGCAGGGAAAACTAAATTTGATTATTATAACCAGGGAATAATCAGTTTTGATGATGTCTTAAAAAATAACATTTCTCTTTCGGAAAAGCAGCAGCGTCAGGTTGAGTCAGAAGCCAGGAGCTTGGATCCAACTATCAATAAAAAAGAAATCAAGTCATTTTTAAAAACCTTAACATTCCCCTTATACTTCCTGGACTTTGAAACTTTCATGCCGGCCCTCCCTCCATTTGACGGCTGTTGGCCTTATATGCAAATCCCTTTTCAATATTCTCTGCATATACTCAAGAGTCCGGATACAGAGGCAGAACATCATGAATTTTTAGCCAAAGAGGGAACAGATCCACGCCGTCCCCTGGCAGAAGCCCTTTGTAAAGATATACCCCGGAAGGTCTGCACCCTGGCTTATAATAGTGGATTTGAGAAAAGGGTAATAAAAGACCTTGCTGATTTGTTCCCTGATTTATCTAATCATCTCCTTGATATACAGAGCCATATTAAAGACCTCATGACCCCTTTCCAGTCTCATGCCTATTATCGACGGGAGTTTCAAGGATCCTATTCAATTAAAACAGTTTTACCAGGACTGTTCCCTGATGATCCTGAACTGGACTATCATAACCTTGAACTAATTCAAAATGGCGGTGAAGCCATGACTGCTTTTCCCGGGTTAGAAAAGAAACGTCCGGAAGAAATCACCGAGATCCGGCAATCCCTGCTTGCTTATTGCCGGCTTGATACTTTGGCAATGGTAAAGATATGGGGATATTTGAAAGAATTAGTATAA
- a CDS encoding leucine-rich repeat domain-containing protein, with amino-acid sequence MWFDDLILALDDRALQRVFREVDLWGTAVSAFTNTEPKTVEKICRNFSPRIARLFRQVITNRYRDNQRLDDQVKIESIVRHLSETGEIIGPKGNFREEYQAAKEASLLAQENKRKEKDMKFADLIEAAVNGDKILKDTWKFTLKDIQLGFDGFKDRQGELEQIKGLKIQLEVITGAILLFELGCLESLDIDGYVEKEPVLPESIGKCINLKRLSFPSHITEIPEWVRNFTKLESLDFNASSITVFPEWLWELQSLKKLTMGNLSFIPDGIEKLTELRELDVSYGTFTSLPEGIGKLTALTKLSINNSNVSVLPDSIGNLRELVDFSLYRTEIRALPETIGNLSKLSSLNLRDLHIQSLPESIGNLSGLTSLDLSGLYIQSLPKSIGNLSGLHYLSLKDTKISALPDSIGNFTNLTNLNLEGTEIDSLTESIGKISSLKSLSLKKSKIKNLPNSIGNLASLAVLDLSYTNIETLPDGITGLSALEILDLGHTKIKKLPDAIGTIPTLYKLILTNTEIRDLPDSVLSNDHLYIPNNELVPAHGSLSYDDFIALAHNVIMLVMALSKKARREGLLALEEEIEDIHDEYFKTGLLLVVDGTDAEIIRPILTNYLEREHNHYRKILRRLELEGILGIQAGDSPTILSITLNSIVRLPGRGFTEAFTKYLDGDIDAFDHLPNMRFYKRPEPRDREEVRFICRAMEFSDKSRREGLLALEELLDRRAIADGDLFEYGIVFVIDGFRQTSITEIFDNMIEQETDPVKQNLSRAKKAAVLSIQQGDSPRFLFLTLFSFFDEEIRQIVEKEILPD; translated from the coding sequence ATGTGGTTTGACGATTTAATTCTGGCTCTGGATGACCGGGCGCTGCAAAGGGTCTTTCGGGAAGTGGACCTCTGGGGGACCGCCGTATCGGCTTTTACAAACACGGAACCTAAAACTGTGGAGAAGATTTGCCGGAATTTCTCCCCCCGGATCGCCAGGTTGTTTCGGCAAGTAATAACCAATAGGTACCGGGATAACCAGAGACTGGATGATCAGGTAAAGATAGAAAGCATTGTCCGTCATCTCTCGGAGACCGGCGAAATTATTGGTCCCAAAGGTAATTTCCGGGAAGAATATCAGGCAGCCAAGGAAGCATCGCTTTTAGCACAAGAAAATAAAAGGAAGGAGAAGGATATGAAATTTGCCGACCTTATTGAGGCTGCGGTCAATGGCGACAAAATCCTTAAAGACACATGGAAATTTACCCTTAAGGATATACAGTTGGGCTTTGACGGTTTTAAGGACAGGCAAGGGGAGTTGGAGCAGATTAAGGGCCTGAAAATACAGTTGGAAGTAATCACCGGCGCCATTCTTCTGTTTGAGCTTGGTTGTTTGGAATCCCTGGATATTGATGGTTATGTTGAGAAAGAACCGGTCCTCCCCGAATCAATTGGTAAATGTATAAATCTAAAAAGATTAAGTTTTCCCAGCCACATCACCGAAATACCCGAATGGGTGCGTAATTTTACTAAACTTGAAAGTCTTGATTTTAATGCCAGTAGTATTACGGTTTTTCCTGAATGGCTATGGGAACTTCAAAGCCTTAAAAAACTTACCATGGGAAACCTTTCCTTTATACCCGACGGAATCGAAAAACTCACCGAGCTCAGAGAACTCGATGTATCCTATGGGACTTTTACTTCCCTGCCGGAGGGGATAGGAAAACTCACTGCCCTTACGAAGCTGAGTATAAACAATTCAAATGTTTCGGTCTTGCCTGACAGCATTGGCAATCTCCGGGAACTAGTCGATTTTAGTTTATACAGAACAGAAATCAGGGCCCTGCCAGAAACTATCGGGAATCTTTCTAAGCTATCTTCACTTAATTTAAGGGATTTACATATACAATCCCTTCCAGAAAGTATAGGAAACCTTTCTGGCCTTACCTCTCTTGATTTGTCGGGCCTGTATATACAATCCCTGCCGAAAAGTATAGGAAATCTTTCTGGCTTGCATTATCTTTCCCTAAAAGACACGAAGATATCAGCCCTGCCTGACAGTATCGGCAATTTCACCAACCTTACTAATCTTAATTTGGAAGGTACAGAAATTGACAGCCTGACGGAAAGCATTGGCAAAATTTCTTCTTTGAAGAGCCTTTCCTTAAAAAAATCAAAAATCAAAAATTTGCCTAATAGTATAGGAAACCTTGCTTCCCTTGCGGTGCTTGATCTTAGTTATACAAATATAGAAACCCTGCCCGATGGGATTACCGGCCTTTCCGCCCTTGAAATCCTCGATCTGGGACACACAAAAATTAAAAAGCTTCCCGATGCCATAGGGACCATACCGACTCTTTATAAGCTCATTTTAACCAATACCGAAATAAGAGATTTACCCGATTCTGTTTTGTCAAATGATCATTTGTATATCCCTAACAATGAACTAGTGCCGGCCCATGGCTCTCTAAGCTACGATGACTTCATAGCTCTCGCTCATAACGTTATCATGCTGGTAATGGCCCTTTCAAAAAAGGCGAGGCGCGAGGGGCTTCTGGCTCTGGAAGAGGAAATTGAAGATATTCACGATGAGTATTTTAAAACAGGCCTCCTCCTGGTGGTTGACGGTACTGATGCGGAAATAATTCGCCCTATTTTAACTAATTACCTTGAACGAGAGCACAATCATTACCGAAAGATCCTGCGGCGTTTAGAACTGGAGGGGATACTCGGTATACAGGCGGGGGATAGTCCGACAATTCTGTCCATTACTCTTAATTCAATAGTCCGCCTGCCCGGTCGTGGGTTTACGGAGGCCTTCACTAAATATCTGGATGGCGATATCGACGCATTCGATCACCTTCCTAATATGCGCTTCTATAAACGGCCCGAGCCCAGGGACCGGGAAGAAGTACGCTTTATTTGTCGAGCTATGGAATTTTCAGACAAGTCGAGGCGCGAGGGGCTTCTGGCTCTGGAAGAACTCCTGGACCGCAGAGCGATTGCAGATGGTGATCTATTTGAATACGGTATTGTTTTTGTTATCGATGGTTTTAGACAAACATCTATCACAGAAATTTTTGACAACATGATAGAGCAGGAAACCGATCCGGTTAAACAGAACTTAAGCCGCGCCAAGAAAGCGGCGGTACTCTCTATACAACAAGGAGATAGCCCCCGCTTTTTGTTCCTGACATTATTTTCATTCTTTGACGAGGAGATCCGGCAGATTGTAGAAAAAGAAATATTACCTGATTAG
- a CDS encoding DUF4116 domain-containing protein: protein MNEYFEFEDGTFWAARSLGNQFFIEQGEINNYLDPECMVYDTDSNPRYHSVLIKTFSNEKEVESEGQQEANEKAKTALLKDALFWEEALFRNPLLLFFMPSELKTSELCLKLVKRNGLVLRYIESEKKSELPCFYAVRENPRALEFVPDQIKCCGVPGIKLCMMAVKDYGKTLQFVPESVKSEGSQGIEICKLAVFSDGYALRYVPEKLKDKDLCINAVKNNAFAINYVPQKLKTKQLCGLVFKSKQRNWGYFDKDIPPLLSSVPEEYISKEMCFEAVDIDPPSLKYVPNKFLNDKVFIKKLYKVAVERNGCEALKHIPANFIDSELCILAVNYPIDIDINLIPEQFRTRQLYLDAIKNDQCADVIKQIPEEFKTFDFYHDAVKLNGNALQYIPLKYQNEEMYFDAVRETGCAIKFVPLEYQTAKLALEAIKHEKYGMAFSYIKDNLKTKKMCYDVIKKNGLMIQDVPKKYLTKSFCLLAVKNHFNVFKYLPREFKTEEFALAAVSKFSMGLQEIPEELRTKKVCLKAIKNSSLDKNVLKYVPEKYLTPNFCLKTVNQSPDSLKYIPEHFKSLGLCFAAVLAGKWEGNVLSYIPNEIKTRTFCMMAIKIDRGNLKNIPDEYRTKDLYVNLVKNDGLALKYVPGNYINKEMCLSAVKQNGYALADVPVSFQDAKLCLAAVQNDFNAFGFVNKAYLTQELCFAAIQDWTAGLVFRQIPDEFKSFELCLKALQKCYYMVGISQEITDYLREHYNIPNLLIDMVQTNAFVLEVLTPEDKTYDLCLKAVQQNGKVLEYVNEEFMDFNLCYSAVSEEGVALQFVPKNLVNKELCLRALQNNPYALKWIPSHYLNTEIIIDAIMREGTNLQYINEDQRTIELCKIALEQNPYALEFIPEQFKSDGPEAFDLHFSAVSREGYTLNYVPKQLRTSELCLMAVQNSSIALEFIPAKMRTPNIYAEAFKSNKFDLNIFKDLTFSVKQYEKLYMELLSIYKDDLK from the coding sequence ATGAATGAATATTTTGAATTTGAAGATGGTACATTTTGGGCGGCTCGTTCTCTTGGCAATCAATTTTTTATCGAACAAGGTGAAATTAACAATTACCTGGATCCGGAATGCATGGTTTACGATACAGATAGCAATCCTCGCTATCATTCTGTTTTAATCAAGACTTTCTCAAATGAGAAAGAAGTTGAATCTGAAGGACAGCAGGAAGCTAATGAAAAAGCTAAAACTGCTCTTTTGAAAGATGCTCTCTTTTGGGAGGAAGCGTTGTTCAGAAATCCTCTGCTGCTTTTTTTTATGCCATCGGAACTTAAGACATCAGAATTATGTTTGAAGCTTGTTAAACGCAATGGGTTAGTTCTGCGATATATTGAATCTGAAAAAAAATCAGAATTGCCTTGTTTTTATGCAGTACGTGAAAATCCTCGTGCACTTGAATTTGTACCTGATCAAATTAAATGCTGTGGGGTACCTGGTATTAAATTATGTATGATGGCTGTAAAAGATTACGGTAAAACATTGCAATTTGTTCCGGAATCTGTAAAATCAGAAGGATCACAAGGGATTGAAATTTGTAAATTAGCGGTATTTTCCGATGGTTATGCCCTACGTTATGTCCCTGAAAAATTAAAAGATAAAGACTTATGTATAAATGCTGTTAAAAATAATGCTTTTGCCATTAACTATGTACCTCAGAAACTTAAAACAAAACAATTGTGCGGGTTAGTATTCAAATCTAAACAAAGAAATTGGGGTTACTTTGATAAAGATATACCTCCGCTTTTAAGTTCAGTCCCTGAAGAATATATATCAAAAGAAATGTGTTTTGAAGCTGTTGATATCGATCCACCTTCTTTGAAGTATGTACCCAATAAATTTTTAAATGATAAAGTGTTTATTAAAAAACTTTATAAAGTAGCTGTGGAAAGGAATGGATGTGAAGCATTAAAGCATATACCCGCCAATTTTATAGATTCAGAATTATGTATTTTAGCAGTTAATTACCCTATTGATATTGATATTAATTTGATTCCCGAACAGTTCAGAACCAGGCAATTGTATCTTGATGCAATTAAAAATGATCAATGTGCTGATGTTATTAAACAAATTCCGGAGGAATTTAAAACCTTTGATTTTTATCATGATGCGGTTAAACTTAATGGTAATGCATTACAATATATTCCGTTAAAATATCAAAATGAAGAGATGTATTTTGATGCTGTACGAGAAACAGGATGTGCTATAAAATTTGTGCCCTTAGAATATCAAACTGCTAAACTTGCTCTTGAGGCAATTAAACATGAGAAATATGGCATGGCATTTTCTTATATTAAGGATAATCTTAAAACAAAAAAAATGTGTTATGATGTCATAAAGAAAAATGGACTAATGATTCAAGATGTACCAAAAAAATATCTCACAAAGAGTTTTTGCCTTCTTGCGGTAAAGAATCATTTCAACGTTTTTAAATATTTACCACGTGAATTTAAGACAGAGGAATTTGCACTTGCGGCAGTAAGTAAATTCAGCATGGGATTGCAGGAAATTCCGGAAGAATTAAGAACAAAAAAAGTATGTCTTAAAGCAATAAAAAATTCGTCATTGGACAAAAATGTACTTAAATATGTACCAGAAAAATACTTAACTCCAAATTTCTGTTTGAAAACCGTTAATCAAAGCCCTGATAGTTTAAAATATATACCCGAACATTTCAAAAGCTTAGGACTGTGTTTTGCTGCAGTTCTTGCAGGAAAATGGGAAGGAAATGTTTTGAGTTATATCCCTAATGAGATAAAAACCAGAACATTCTGCATGATGGCTATTAAAATAGACAGAGGCAATTTAAAAAACATTCCTGATGAGTATAGGACAAAAGACCTTTACGTGAATTTAGTTAAAAATGATGGTTTAGCATTAAAGTATGTACCCGGTAATTATATTAATAAGGAGATGTGTTTATCTGCTGTTAAACAAAATGGCTATGCATTAGCCGATGTTCCGGTTTCTTTTCAGGATGCAAAACTTTGTCTTGCTGCTGTACAAAACGATTTCAATGCTTTTGGATTTGTCAATAAAGCATATTTAACTCAAGAACTGTGTTTTGCGGCCATTCAAGATTGGACTGCCGGACTGGTTTTTAGACAAATTCCCGATGAATTTAAGAGTTTTGAATTGTGCTTAAAAGCTCTACAGAAATGTTATTATATGGTGGGTATTTCACAAGAAATAACTGATTACCTCCGTGAGCATTATAATATACCTAATTTGTTAATTGATATGGTACAAACTAATGCATTTGTTCTTGAAGTTTTAACGCCTGAAGATAAAACATATGATCTATGTCTTAAAGCGGTACAACAAAATGGGAAAGTTTTAGAGTATGTAAATGAAGAGTTTATGGACTTTAATCTTTGTTATTCCGCTGTCTCTGAAGAGGGTGTCGCACTTCAATTTGTTCCCAAAAATTTAGTTAATAAAGAATTATGTCTTCGGGCACTGCAAAATAATCCTTATGCATTAAAGTGGATTCCTTCTCATTATTTAAATACCGAAATTATTATTGATGCAATTATGCGTGAAGGAACTAATCTACAATATATTAACGAAGATCAAAGAACTATTGAATTATGTAAAATTGCACTAGAGCAGAATCCATATGCATTAGAATTTATTCCTGAGCAATTTAAATCAGATGGACCAGAAGCTTTTGATTTACATTTCTCCGCAGTAAGCAGAGAAGGATATACTTTAAATTATGTACCTAAGCAATTGCGAACTAGCGAATTATGTCTCATGGCAGTACAAAATTCATCAATTGCTTTGGAATTTATCCCTGCCAAGATGCGTACTCCAAATATTTATGCAGAAGCTTTTAAATCAAACAAATTTGATTTAAATATTTTTAAAGATCTTACATTTTCCGTTAAACAATATGAAAAACTCTATATGGAATTATTATCAATCTATAAGGATGATTTGAAATAA
- a CDS encoding IS481 family transposase gives MTNQQKIIKTKVGILELAKQLGNVSQACKVMGYSRDSFYRFKTLYETGGELALQEISKQKPNEKNRVDPEVEKAVVDFAYEQPAYGQLRVSNELKKRGMLVSPGGIRSIWLRHDLATFKARLKALEAKMAQEHLILTESQLAAMERAQEDKEAHGEIETEHPGYLGAQDTYYVGNIKGVGHIYQQTFIDTYSKVAFCKVYDRKNALVAADMLNDVVIPFFDSQDIPLLRILTDRGSEYCGNREHHEYVLYLDLENIEHTRTKTRHPQTNGICERFNKTCKEEFYSVAFRKKVYHTIDEIQLDLTEWIRQYNYERTHSGKYCYGKTPMQTFVDSIPLAKEKLIGYYESDGQS, from the coding sequence ATGACGAACCAACAAAAAATCATCAAAACGAAGGTCGGGATACTTGAGCTGGCAAAGCAGCTTGGGAATGTGTCGCAAGCATGCAAGGTCATGGGGTATTCCCGGGACAGTTTCTACCGGTTTAAGACCCTGTATGAGACCGGGGGCGAACTGGCGTTGCAGGAAATCAGCAAGCAAAAACCCAACGAAAAGAACCGGGTGGATCCTGAGGTGGAGAAGGCGGTGGTGGACTTTGCGTATGAGCAACCGGCCTATGGGCAATTGCGGGTCAGCAATGAGCTGAAGAAACGGGGCATGTTGGTCTCCCCCGGTGGGATTCGCAGCATCTGGCTTCGCCATGACCTGGCTACATTTAAGGCACGGCTGAAGGCGCTGGAAGCGAAGATGGCCCAGGAGCATCTCATCCTCACGGAGAGCCAATTGGCGGCCATGGAGCGAGCCCAGGAAGACAAAGAGGCTCACGGGGAAATAGAGACCGAGCATCCGGGATATTTGGGGGCTCAGGACACCTACTATGTGGGAAACATCAAGGGTGTCGGGCATATTTACCAGCAAACTTTTATCGACACGTATTCCAAGGTCGCTTTCTGCAAGGTGTACGACCGCAAGAATGCCTTGGTAGCCGCCGATATGCTGAACGATGTGGTGATTCCCTTTTTCGATTCCCAAGACATTCCCCTGCTACGGATCCTCACGGACCGGGGGAGTGAATACTGCGGGAACCGGGAGCATCACGAATATGTGTTATACCTGGATCTTGAAAACATTGAGCATACCCGGACAAAAACCCGCCATCCTCAAACGAACGGCATTTGTGAACGATTCAACAAGACCTGCAAGGAAGAGTTCTACTCGGTTGCCTTCCGTAAAAAAGTGTACCACACCATCGACGAGATACAACTTGACCTTACCGAGTGGATACGGCAATATAACTACGAGCGAACTCACAGCGGCAAGTATTGCTACGGGAAGACGCCAATGCAAACGTTCGTTGATTCAATTCCATTAGCCAAAGAAAAACTCATTGGCTATTATGAATCTGACGGTCAGTCCTAA
- a CDS encoding hybrid sensor histidine kinase/response regulator, whose amino-acid sequence MNNNSLQNRLLYAILLPCVAALLISGVLVIVALVNIRAATSHGKFDIGRIAADSIMVSLLDQGIDDTSSLVRMNARIINDDLEDIAGDIVLIKDSIEKMYQEPDAFKPVPIPNYRDIPPGQLQIHWFFDPTMQKDRRFDASDLERAGLLEETYLLGNAGRLLSLIMEKNPDISTMFITTASGINIQYDKDAAFKADIPVDMLPIMRERYWYTAAKNSGALYISDAERDSAGRGLATTISVPFYGKDGTFKGVTGLDIKIENLDKNIQSTVVGENGYAVLLKSTEDDTKIISAPGLGDMEEYEVSDFLGDDAESLIAEIRAEPFGTVRAVVRSSPRNLQRSSPRRDGEPVDSYIMWAPIELTGWTLAYILRVQDIAGLANNTSGEVLRMAKSIADNVDSTIRIITVIWAALLLLVILVAIFVSRFLSRKIAKPINDAFVAKEQANIAKSQFLSNMSHEIRTPIGAIIGMTSIAKASADLSRKDDCLNKIEGASRHLLGVVNDILDMSKIEAGKLELACVDFDFEKMIRNIASMINFRVAEKKQVLTVHIDEAIPRNLRGDDQRLSQVLTNLLGNAVKFTPSGGGIYLEARLLGEENGSCRIRVSVKDEGIGISAEQKDRLFHAFQQAESDTSRKYGGTGLGLVISKNIVEMMGGDISVEAELGHGSEFSFIVLLERGDALAEDEHGTLDMQMDNAGALEGFTVLIAEDVEINREIVAALLEPTLLAIDFAENGEKAVEMFQSNPEKYNMILMDVQMPKMDGFEATRRIRALPIAAATVPIVAMTANVFREDIEKCIEAGMNDHLGKPLDYAVLLEKLRRYLNKKGA is encoded by the coding sequence GTGAATAACAATTCGTTACAAAACAGGCTGCTGTATGCCATACTTTTGCCCTGTGTCGCGGCATTGCTTATCAGCGGCGTTTTGGTCATTGTGGCACTGGTGAACATCCGCGCCGCTACGTCGCACGGCAAGTTTGATATAGGTCGTATCGCGGCGGATAGTATCATGGTCTCTCTGCTGGATCAGGGGATTGACGATACCTCCAGCCTTGTCCGGATGAATGCCCGGATTATCAACGATGATCTGGAAGACATAGCCGGGGATATTGTCCTGATAAAAGACTCCATAGAGAAAATGTATCAGGAGCCGGACGCCTTTAAGCCTGTTCCGATCCCTAATTACCGGGATATCCCGCCGGGGCAGCTTCAGATCCATTGGTTTTTCGATCCCACCATGCAAAAAGATCGCCGGTTTGACGCAAGCGATTTGGAGCGCGCGGGTTTATTGGAGGAAACCTACCTGCTTGGCAATGCGGGGCGGCTGCTCTCCCTGATCATGGAAAAAAACCCCGATATCTCCACCATGTTTATTACCACAGCCTCGGGGATAAATATTCAATACGATAAAGATGCGGCGTTCAAAGCGGACATACCCGTCGATATGCTGCCTATCATGCGGGAGCGGTACTGGTACACCGCCGCGAAAAACTCAGGCGCCCTTTATATTTCCGACGCCGAACGGGATTCAGCGGGGCGCGGGCTTGCCACTACCATCTCGGTTCCCTTTTATGGGAAGGATGGTACGTTTAAGGGTGTAACCGGTCTGGATATCAAAATTGAAAATTTGGATAAAAATATACAGTCCACCGTGGTAGGCGAAAACGGTTATGCCGTTTTACTGAAAAGTACAGAGGACGATACAAAAATCATTTCCGCCCCGGGCCTTGGCGATATGGAAGAATATGAGGTTTCTGATTTTCTTGGGGACGATGCGGAAAGCCTTATCGCAGAAATACGGGCGGAACCCTTTGGCACGGTACGCGCCGTGGTGCGAAGCTCCCCGCGCAACTTGCAGCGAAGCTCCCCGCGCAGGGATGGTGAGCCGGTTGATTCATACATCATGTGGGCCCCCATAGAGCTGACCGGCTGGACCCTTGCCTACATACTCCGGGTGCAGGACATTGCCGGCCTGGCGAATAATACCAGCGGAGAAGTATTGCGAATGGCGAAATCCATCGCGGATAATGTTGATTCAACTATCAGGATTATTACCGTGATTTGGGCAGCCCTGCTTTTGCTTGTTATCCTTGTTGCAATATTTGTATCCAGGTTTCTTTCCCGTAAAATTGCGAAGCCGATTAACGACGCGTTTGTTGCGAAAGAACAGGCGAATATTGCGAAGAGCCAATTTCTTTCGAACATGAGCCATGAAATCAGGACGCCCATAGGCGCCATCATCGGCATGACAAGCATCGCGAAGGCTTCTGCGGATTTGTCCCGGAAGGATGATTGCCTCAATAAAATTGAGGGCGCCTCCCGGCATCTTCTTGGGGTGGTCAACGACATACTTGATATGTCAAAGATCGAGGCGGGCAAACTCGAACTTGCCTGTGTGGATTTTGATTTTGAAAAGATGATTCGGAATATTGCCTCTATGATCAATTTTCGGGTTGCTGAAAAAAAACAGGTTTTGACCGTTCATATTGACGAAGCCATACCCCGCAATTTGCGCGGGGATGATCAGCGCCTTTCCCAGGTCCTGACAAACCTTTTGGGGAACGCAGTTAAATTCACTCCCTCTGGGGGTGGCATTTACCTTGAAGCGCGTTTGCTTGGAGAGGAAAATGGCAGTTGCCGCATCCGGGTGAGCGTGAAAGACGAGGGGATTGGCATCAGCGCTGAGCAAAAAGACCGGCTGTTTCATGCTTTCCAGCAGGCCGAAAGTGACACCTCCCGCAAATACGGCGGCACCGGCCTTGGACTGGTCATTTCAAAAAACATTGTTGAAATGATGGGCGGGGATATCAGTGTGGAAGCCGAGCTGGGACATGGTTCTGAATTTTCGTTCATAGTGCTGCTTGAGCGCGGGGATGCCCTTGCAGAGGATGAACATGGCACGCTGGATATGCAGATGGACAATGCCGGCGCCCTTGAAGGTTTTACGGTACTTATTGCCGAAGATGTGGAAATCAACCGGGAAATCGTGGCGGCCCTTTTGGAACCGACCCTTTTGGCCATAGACTTTGCAGAGAACGGGGAAAAAGCGGTGGAGATGTTTCAAAGCAATCCGGAAAAATACAACATGATACTGATGGATGTGCAGATGCCCAAAATGGACGGGTTTGAAGCTACCCGCCGTATACGCGCTCTCCCTATCGCGGCCGCAACTGTGCCTATTGTGGCGATGACCGCAAATGTATTCCGCGAGGATATAGAAAAGTGTATAGAGGCCGGCATGAACGACCATTTGGGAAAGCCCCTGGATTATGCGGTACTTTTAGAAAAACTGCGGCGCTACCTGAACAAAAAAGGGGCATGA